From Cyanobium sp. ATX 6F1, a single genomic window includes:
- a CDS encoding DUF305 domain-containing protein yields the protein MASNHKHPKAWGATVLALAAAGAFSAGLVTGFPSLSQGWSGGSGRTGDGGAMGGGGPMGMAYSDRPFIVMMIPHHEGAIAMADLALTRARRPEIKALARSIQASQTRENAQMRAWYRQWFGKDVPSWGPGSLWGWQGGMGPMGMGMGMGGGRMGHGGTNLAALRRATDFDRAFIEQMIPHHQMGVMMASMAQINAQHPELRELQQGMVKVQSDEIRQMEQWYRSWYAGQP from the coding sequence ATGGCCAGCAATCACAAGCACCCCAAAGCCTGGGGAGCGACAGTCCTGGCCCTGGCCGCCGCAGGGGCGTTCAGCGCGGGCCTGGTCACAGGCTTCCCATCGCTGTCGCAGGGCTGGAGTGGTGGTTCAGGGAGGACAGGCGATGGCGGAGCCATGGGTGGCGGCGGTCCGATGGGGATGGCCTACTCCGATCGGCCATTCATCGTGATGATGATTCCCCACCACGAGGGGGCAATCGCCATGGCCGACCTCGCCCTCACCCGTGCCCGCAGGCCCGAGATCAAGGCCCTCGCGAGGAGCATCCAGGCGAGTCAGACGAGGGAGAACGCCCAGATGCGCGCCTGGTACAGGCAATGGTTCGGAAAGGACGTTCCCTCCTGGGGGCCCGGTTCGCTCTGGGGCTGGCAGGGCGGGATGGGCCCCATGGGCATGGGGATGGGGATGGGCGGTGGCCGCATGGGCCACGGGGGGACGAATCTGGCCGCGCTGCGCAGGGCCACGGATTTCGATCGGGCCTTCATCGAGCAGATGATTCCCCACCATCAGATGGGAGTGATGATGGCGTCGATGGCCCAGATCAATGCCCAGCACCCGGAGCTCAGAGAGCTCCAGCAGGGGATGGTGAAGGTGCAGAGCGATGAGATCAGGCAGATGGAGCAGTGGTACCGCTCCTGGTACGCCGGCCAACCCTGA
- a CDS encoding phycobilisome rod-core linker polypeptide, translating into MTLIRAPYLGIERFANDRNKEGWITDSDNDKSLTIRAVYQQVLGQQYVMQNERLEGVESLYRNGFFNVRELVRAVARSGLYRSRFFDNCNPYRFIELNHKHLLGRAPHNRDEMLHHFTILQEQGVDAEIDSYIDSPEYQERFGMDVVPYIHGWDYSAGLEGRQFSWLMQLARGAAASVKGDVAGTRFRLGGALHQNRAVPVVSPSASEGPFRSVVSTGAAASDASVAGAHTARGPGQAHKIHGLQGASGRTVTLHVRGIVNLDAERCADVVWRVPFARFNEAMQRANRLGGRITQVSVG; encoded by the coding sequence ATGACCCTGATCAGAGCCCCCTATCTGGGTATCGAACGCTTCGCCAACGACCGCAACAAGGAAGGCTGGATCACCGATTCCGACAACGACAAGAGCCTCACGATCCGGGCCGTCTACCAGCAGGTGCTCGGTCAGCAATACGTGATGCAGAACGAGCGGCTCGAAGGAGTCGAATCCCTCTACCGCAACGGCTTTTTCAACGTGCGTGAACTGGTGCGGGCCGTGGCCAGGAGCGGTCTCTACCGCAGCCGCTTCTTTGACAATTGCAATCCCTACCGCTTCATCGAGCTCAACCACAAACACCTGCTGGGCCGCGCTCCCCACAACCGCGACGAGATGCTCCACCACTTCACGATCCTGCAGGAGCAGGGAGTGGATGCCGAGATCGACTCCTACATCGACAGCCCTGAGTACCAGGAGCGTTTCGGCATGGACGTGGTTCCCTACATCCACGGCTGGGACTATTCCGCGGGACTGGAGGGCCGCCAGTTTTCCTGGCTGATGCAGCTCGCCCGCGGTGCCGCCGCCTCGGTCAAGGGGGATGTCGCCGGCACCCGTTTCCGCTTGGGCGGCGCCCTGCACCAGAACCGGGCCGTGCCGGTGGTGAGCCCGAGCGCCAGTGAGGGGCCGTTCCGCTCCGTGGTCAGCACCGGAGCTGCGGCAAGCGACGCCAGCGTCGCCGGTGCCCACACGGCCCGGGGCCCCGGCCAGGCCCACAAGATCCATGGTCTCCAGGGAGCCTCCGGCCGCACCGTGACCCTGCACGTGAGGGGCATCGTCAACCTCGACGCCGAGCGCTGCGCCGATGTGGTCTGGCGGGTGCCGTTCGCGCGCTTCAACGAGGCGATGCAGCGGGCGAACCGGCTCGGCGGCCGCATCACCCAGGTCAGCGTGGGCTGA